A DNA window from Amycolatopsis sp. DSM 110486 contains the following coding sequences:
- a CDS encoding DUF3090 domain-containing protein: protein MSRVIHVFRKPDRFVAGTVGEPGDRTFYLQASEDVRTVSVTIEKQQVVVLAERLGSLLEEVASRFGADVPTDVPDDQLDVDPLTVPVEEEFRVGTMGLGWDADSSAVVIELLAITEGEVDETVVLDDTEEGPDAVRVFLTPVGARAFAERADRVVNAGRKPCPLCGEPLDSTGHICPRQNGYRRDVDVAED from the coding sequence ATGTCTCGCGTAATCCACGTCTTCCGCAAGCCCGACCGGTTCGTCGCCGGAACGGTCGGCGAGCCCGGCGATCGCACGTTCTACCTCCAGGCGTCGGAAGATGTCCGGACGGTCAGCGTGACGATCGAGAAACAGCAGGTCGTCGTTCTCGCCGAACGCCTCGGCTCCCTTCTGGAGGAGGTCGCCAGCCGCTTCGGCGCGGACGTGCCCACCGACGTCCCCGACGACCAGCTCGACGTCGACCCCCTCACGGTCCCCGTCGAGGAGGAGTTCCGCGTCGGCACCATGGGTCTCGGCTGGGACGCCGACTCCAGCGCCGTCGTGATCGAGCTCCTCGCGATCACCGAGGGTGAGGTCGACGAGACCGTGGTCCTCGACGACACCGAAGAGGGTCCCGACGCCGTGCGCGTGTTCCTCACCCCGGTCGGCGCCCGCGCCTTCGCCGAGCGCGCCGACCGCGTCGTCAACGCCGGGCGCAAGCCGTGCCCGCTGTGCGGCGAGCCGCTCGACTCGACCGGGCACATCTGCCCGCGGCAGAACGGCTACCGCCGCGACGTCGACGTGGCCGAGGACTGA
- a CDS encoding SCO1664 family protein has translation MASTPPEPTDPAAREFVTHGRIDVEGRLVDASNVTLFCAIELDGVTGRVVYKPVSGERPLWDFPDGTLAGREVATAMIADASGLGTIPPTVLRDGPFGPGMVQLWVETAEDDDVVDVCAPDEVPEGWRTVLHAHDRLGDPAVLVHADHPGMRELAVLDVIVNNTDRKGGHLLAGTDGRVYGVDHGICLHTDPKLRTVLWGWIGERLGDDTAEKLRKLRSDLDGKLGADLGEHITTFEVRALSQRADFLLAEGVFPEPGDDWRAIPWPLF, from the coding sequence GTGGCCAGCACTCCGCCGGAGCCGACGGACCCCGCTGCGCGCGAGTTCGTCACCCACGGCCGCATCGACGTCGAGGGCCGGCTCGTCGACGCCTCCAACGTCACCCTGTTCTGCGCGATCGAGCTCGACGGCGTCACCGGCCGTGTGGTCTACAAGCCGGTGTCGGGGGAGCGGCCGCTGTGGGACTTCCCCGACGGCACCCTCGCCGGCCGTGAGGTCGCGACCGCGATGATCGCCGACGCGTCCGGCCTCGGCACCATCCCGCCCACGGTCCTGCGCGACGGCCCGTTCGGGCCCGGCATGGTCCAGCTGTGGGTGGAGACCGCCGAGGACGACGACGTCGTCGACGTCTGCGCCCCCGACGAGGTCCCCGAAGGCTGGCGCACCGTGCTGCACGCCCACGACCGCCTCGGTGACCCGGCGGTGCTGGTGCACGCCGACCACCCCGGGATGCGTGAGCTGGCGGTGCTCGACGTCATCGTGAACAACACCGACCGCAAGGGCGGGCACCTGCTCGCGGGCACCGACGGCCGTGTCTACGGCGTCGACCACGGCATCTGCCTGCACACCGACCCGAAGCTGCGGACCGTGCTGTGGGGCTGGATCGGCGAGCGACTCGGGGACGACACCGCGGAGAAGTTGCGCAAGCTGCGGTCCGACCTCGACGGCAAGCTCGGCGCCGACCTCGGCGAGCACATCACCACCTTCGAGGTCCGCGCGCTCTCACAGCGCGCCGACTTCCTGCTCGCCGAAGGCGTCTTCCCCGAACCCGGCGACGACTGGCGCGCGATCCCCTGGCCGCTCTTCTGA
- a CDS encoding phosphotransferase has protein sequence MAALLSDSLDTAARARLVDRFGAGVGPWCDALPDLVARLAQRWNLTVREARPGNTGRTLLCDGPDGPHVLKLCPDPGIAQAEATALLAWAGLPRVVQLLDTDLAAGAILLEGLVPGTTLTGTEIPWDEVRDLLGQLHEVAADGPFPTQLERVHAMFDLAERRLRGSRAEEHLPLDVLHAGRTRAETLATTGPVALVHGDLHPGNVLDAGPARGIVAIDPRPCVGDPALDGVDWAFLPLADGGTLDDGLARLPDPDRTRAWCVALAPLMAMGPLRRTGPTPFTDAVLALLP, from the coding sequence CTGGCCGCTCTTCTGAGCGACTCGCTGGACACCGCGGCCCGCGCCCGGCTGGTCGACCGGTTCGGCGCGGGCGTCGGACCGTGGTGCGACGCACTGCCCGACCTCGTCGCGCGCCTGGCGCAGCGCTGGAACCTCACGGTCCGGGAAGCGCGCCCGGGCAACACCGGCCGGACGCTGCTGTGCGACGGCCCCGATGGTCCCCATGTCCTGAAGCTGTGCCCCGATCCCGGGATCGCCCAGGCCGAAGCCACGGCTTTGCTGGCGTGGGCCGGTCTGCCGCGGGTCGTGCAGCTGCTCGACACCGACCTCGCCGCAGGTGCGATCCTGCTCGAAGGCCTCGTGCCCGGCACGACCCTGACCGGCACCGAAATTCCCTGGGACGAGGTCCGCGACCTGCTCGGCCAGCTCCACGAGGTCGCGGCGGACGGCCCGTTCCCGACCCAGCTCGAGCGCGTCCACGCGATGTTCGACCTCGCCGAACGCCGGCTGCGCGGCAGCAGGGCGGAAGAGCACCTGCCGCTCGACGTGCTGCACGCCGGACGCACCCGCGCCGAAACCCTCGCCACGACCGGTCCCGTCGCCCTCGTCCACGGCGACCTGCACCCCGGCAACGTCCTCGACGCCGGCCCGGCCCGCGGCATCGTCGCGATCGACCCCCGCCCGTGCGTCGGCGACCCCGCTCTCGACGGCGTCGACTGGGCGTTCCTCCCGCTCGCCGACGGCGGCACGCTCGACGATGGCCTCGCCCGGCTGCCCGACCCCGACCGCACCCGCGCGTGGTGCGTCGCGCTCGCCCCGCTGATGGCGATGGGACCCCTGCGCCGTACCGGCCCGACGCCCTTCACCGACGCGGTCCTCGCGCTCCTGCCTTAA
- a CDS encoding hemerythrin domain-containing protein produces MTATKAPGAMTREMRMVHTALRREFGLMPKLIAGVAEGDTQRAALVADHLGLVSTILHHHHHAEDLEIWPNLLERCPADVAPLVYGMERHHERIAFLGVDLTDAVAAWRAEPNTAHRDAVLAVLDPLIAVLNEHLGAEEDYVLPLIEQHITAAEWDTMVAQGAAELPAEKLPLVLGIMMYEGDPGAVQDALGNLPAEARDTVAELAPRLYADLAETLHGTRTPPKESTPAR; encoded by the coding sequence ATGACCGCAACGAAGGCTCCCGGCGCGATGACCCGCGAGATGCGCATGGTGCACACCGCGCTGCGCCGCGAGTTCGGGCTGATGCCGAAGCTGATCGCCGGCGTCGCCGAAGGGGACACGCAGCGCGCCGCGCTCGTCGCCGACCACCTCGGGCTCGTCAGCACGATCCTGCACCACCACCATCACGCCGAAGATCTCGAGATCTGGCCCAACCTGCTCGAACGCTGCCCCGCCGACGTCGCCCCGCTCGTGTACGGCATGGAGCGCCACCACGAACGCATCGCGTTCCTCGGCGTCGACCTCACCGACGCCGTCGCGGCCTGGCGCGCCGAGCCGAACACCGCGCACCGCGACGCCGTGCTGGCCGTCCTCGACCCGCTGATCGCCGTGCTGAACGAACACCTCGGCGCGGAAGAGGACTACGTGCTCCCGCTCATCGAACAGCACATCACCGCCGCGGAGTGGGACACCATGGTCGCCCAGGGCGCGGCCGAGCTCCCCGCCGAGAAGCTCCCGCTCGTGCTCGGGATCATGATGTACGAAGGCGACCCCGGCGCCGTCCAGGACGCACTTGGCAACCTGCCCGCCGAAGCCCGCGACACCGTCGCCGAGCTGGCGCCGCGCCTGTACGCGGACCTCGCCGAAACCCTCCACGGCACCCGCACCCCGCCGAAGGAATCCACGCCGGCCCGCTGA
- a CDS encoding M50 family metallopeptidase: protein MRFFGFLPFPGEVEVMAGGGFFGSLTEAVEAPGQWLVLVTGLFAAAVSTGTFAFLTSEKDLLIGRANVLGTVFHESGHALASVVTGGGVYRIAITSADSGATWSWTRSLWSRTLTSVAGYAMPSLAGLGAAGLLRHGYAPAVLALTTLVMVLVLVVTRDLITFVAVVALGMVTFTVWRTAPGWVQNAVAYGETWLLLTSEIGGLAALVSNRVRHGLRHHTDDAAGLAELTSIPAFVWIAGWFVVIGWALEKAVPLLWP from the coding sequence GTGCGATTCTTCGGGTTCCTGCCGTTCCCAGGGGAGGTCGAGGTCATGGCGGGTGGGGGGTTCTTCGGGTCGCTGACTGAGGCGGTCGAGGCGCCCGGGCAGTGGTTGGTGCTGGTGACGGGGCTGTTCGCGGCCGCGGTGTCGACGGGGACGTTCGCGTTCCTGACGAGCGAGAAGGATCTGCTGATCGGGCGCGCGAACGTGCTGGGGACGGTGTTCCACGAGAGCGGGCACGCGCTCGCGAGCGTCGTCACCGGCGGTGGGGTGTACCGGATCGCGATCACCAGCGCCGACAGCGGCGCCACGTGGTCGTGGACGCGATCGCTGTGGTCGCGGACCTTGACCAGCGTGGCCGGGTACGCGATGCCGTCGCTGGCTGGGCTCGGTGCCGCCGGGCTGTTGCGGCACGGCTACGCGCCCGCCGTCCTCGCGCTCACCACGCTGGTGATGGTGCTCGTGCTGGTGGTCACGCGCGACCTGATCACCTTCGTCGCGGTCGTCGCGCTCGGGATGGTCACTTTCACCGTCTGGCGGACGGCGCCGGGGTGGGTGCAGAACGCGGTCGCGTACGGCGAGACGTGGCTGCTGCTCACCAGCGAGATCGGCGGGCTGGCCGCGCTCGTGTCCAACCGGGTGCGCCACGGCCTGCGGCACCACACCGACGACGCGGCCGGCCTCGCGGAGCTCACCTCGATCCCGGCGTTCGTGTGGATCGCCGGCTGGTTCGTGGTCATCGGCTGGGCACTGGAGAAGGCGGTGCCGCTCCTGTGGCCGTGA
- a CDS encoding DUF3097 domain-containing protein — MRSHSYDDVLSGPRKRKIPEVPAERGLVVEDPDSGFCGAVVKIEYGNVVLEDAKGRQRVFPLGPAAFLLEGKPVTLVPVREAAAPVKQVSASGSVKVQGLQARVARDSRIWVEGKHDAELVERVWGHDLRVEGVVVEPLDGVDVLAEKIAEFGTGPGRRLGVLVDHLVKGSKESRLVAQVRDEQVLVTGHPYVDIWQAVKPAAVGIRAWPEIPRGTEWKVGICEALGWGETYEGWQRVLAAVSSFRDLETPLIGAVERLIDFVTEPSE; from the coding sequence GTGCGCTCACATTCGTACGACGACGTGCTGTCGGGTCCGCGCAAGCGGAAGATCCCCGAAGTCCCGGCCGAACGGGGGCTCGTGGTCGAAGACCCCGACAGCGGCTTTTGCGGCGCGGTCGTGAAGATCGAGTACGGCAACGTCGTCCTCGAGGATGCCAAGGGTCGCCAGCGTGTGTTCCCGCTCGGCCCCGCGGCGTTCCTGCTGGAGGGCAAGCCCGTCACGCTCGTGCCGGTCCGCGAGGCCGCCGCGCCCGTCAAGCAGGTGTCGGCGTCCGGGTCGGTGAAGGTGCAGGGTCTGCAGGCGCGCGTCGCGCGGGACTCCCGGATCTGGGTCGAGGGCAAGCACGACGCGGAGCTCGTCGAGCGCGTGTGGGGCCACGACCTGCGCGTGGAAGGCGTCGTCGTGGAACCGCTCGACGGCGTCGACGTGCTGGCCGAGAAGATCGCCGAGTTCGGCACCGGGCCCGGCCGCCGCCTCGGCGTGCTGGTCGATCACCTCGTGAAGGGCAGCAAGGAGTCGCGGCTGGTCGCACAGGTCCGCGACGAGCAGGTGCTCGTGACCGGTCACCCGTACGTGGATATCTGGCAGGCCGTGAAACCTGCCGCCGTCGGCATCCGCGCGTGGCCGGAGATCCCGCGCGGCACCGAGTGGAAGGTCGGCATCTGCGAGGCGCTCGGCTGGGGCGAGACCTATGAAGGCTGGCAACGGGTCCTGGCCGCCGTGAGCAGTTTCCGCGACCTCGAGACACCGCTCATCGGCGCCGTCGAACGGCTCATCGACTTCGTCACCGAGCCCTCGGAATGA
- a CDS encoding NfeD family protein: protein MAAALIWLIIGIVLMIAEVISGDFVLIMLGIAALLGAGSEAITGNIFIDVAVFAVSSVALLALARPMLKRRFLAGSHTPTGTDALIGARAVVVSTVDYDAGQVKIGGEIWSARAVHESHPPIAPGTSVTVVEISGATAVVDIVS, encoded by the coding sequence ATGGCAGCAGCATTGATCTGGCTGATCATCGGCATCGTCCTGATGATCGCGGAAGTCATCTCCGGCGACTTCGTGTTGATCATGCTCGGCATCGCCGCGCTGCTCGGCGCCGGCTCCGAAGCGATCACCGGCAACATCTTCATCGACGTCGCCGTGTTCGCCGTCAGCTCCGTCGCGCTGCTGGCGCTGGCCCGCCCCATGCTCAAGCGCCGCTTCCTCGCCGGCTCCCACACGCCCACGGGCACGGACGCGCTCATCGGCGCCCGCGCCGTCGTGGTGTCCACAGTGGACTACGACGCCGGGCAGGTGAAGATCGGGGGAGAGATCTGGTCGGCGCGCGCCGTGCACGAGTCGCACCCGCCGATCGCGCCGGGCACCAGCGTCACCGTCGTCGAAATCTCCGGCGCCACCGCCGTGGTGGACATCGTGTCGTGA
- a CDS encoding SPFH domain-containing protein encodes MAIVVVALLILFVIITVVKAIMVVPQAQSAVIERLGRFRTVASPGLTFLVPFLDKVRARIDLREQVVSFPPQPVITEDNLTVNIDTVVYFQVTDSRAAVYEISNYIIGVEQLTTTTLRNVVGGMSLEQTLTSRDAINSQLRGVLDEATGRWGIRVARVELKAIDPPPSIQDSMEKQMRADREKRAMILTAEGQRESSIKTAEGQKQSQILSAEGQKQAAILAAEAERQSRILRAQGERAARYLQAQGQAKAIEKVFAAIKAGRPTPEVLAYQYLQTLPQMAQGDANKVWMIPSDYGKALEGFARALGAPGDDGVFRYEPPKDDTPERPDLDDDEVAGWFDTSTDPKVAEAVAAAEAVARKEVPSPLNTAPPRRALGGATPAPEAAAPAAPAEEEPPAPPAPATPPPSTPPPGVQQQNPPSLPQPQPPTTPPGGPYQGPPQQFGGQQGQQGQQGPGSGPFPQQGPFGGPQGGPPQQRR; translated from the coding sequence ATTGCGATCGTCGTGGTCGCGCTCCTGATCTTGTTCGTCATCATCACGGTGGTCAAGGCGATCATGGTGGTGCCGCAGGCCCAGTCGGCGGTGATCGAGCGACTCGGCCGGTTCCGCACGGTCGCCTCGCCCGGCCTGACGTTCCTGGTGCCGTTCCTGGACAAGGTCCGCGCCCGGATCGACCTGCGCGAGCAGGTCGTCTCGTTCCCGCCGCAGCCGGTGATCACCGAGGACAACCTGACGGTCAACATCGACACCGTCGTGTACTTCCAAGTCACCGACTCGCGCGCCGCGGTCTACGAGATCTCCAACTACATCATCGGTGTCGAGCAGCTCACCACCACCACACTCCGCAATGTGGTCGGTGGCATGAGCCTGGAGCAGACGCTGACCTCCCGCGACGCGATCAACAGCCAGCTGCGCGGCGTGCTCGACGAGGCCACCGGCCGCTGGGGCATCCGCGTCGCGCGGGTCGAGCTCAAGGCGATCGACCCGCCGCCGTCGATCCAGGACTCGATGGAGAAGCAGATGCGCGCCGACCGGGAGAAGCGCGCGATGATCCTCACCGCCGAAGGTCAGCGGGAGTCGTCGATCAAGACGGCGGAAGGCCAGAAGCAGAGCCAGATCCTCTCCGCCGAAGGCCAGAAGCAGGCCGCGATCCTCGCGGCCGAGGCCGAACGGCAGTCCCGCATCCTGCGCGCGCAGGGTGAACGCGCCGCCCGCTACCTGCAGGCCCAGGGCCAGGCGAAGGCGATCGAGAAGGTGTTCGCCGCCATCAAGGCCGGCCGCCCGACGCCCGAGGTGCTCGCCTACCAGTACCTGCAGACCCTGCCGCAGATGGCGCAGGGCGACGCGAACAAGGTCTGGATGATCCCGAGCGACTACGGCAAGGCCCTCGAAGGCTTCGCCCGCGCGCTCGGCGCCCCCGGCGACGACGGCGTGTTCCGCTACGAGCCGCCGAAGGACGACACCCCCGAACGCCCCGACCTGGACGACGACGAGGTCGCCGGCTGGTTCGACACCTCGACCGACCCGAAGGTCGCCGAGGCCGTCGCCGCCGCGGAAGCCGTGGCGCGCAAGGAGGTGCCGAGCCCGCTCAACACCGCGCCGCCGCGCCGCGCCCTCGGTGGAGCGACCCCGGCACCGGAAGCCGCGGCTCCGGCGGCACCGGCGGAAGAAGAGCCGCCCGCACCGCCGGCCCCGGCCACGCCGCCGCCCAGCACGCCGCCGCCGGGTGTCCAGCAGCAGAACCCGCCGTCGCTCCCGCAGCCGCAGCCCCCGACCACGCCGCCGGGTGGCCCGTACCAGGGCCCGCCGCAGCAGTTCGGCGGCCAGCAGGGTCAGCAGGGACAGCAGGGTCCGGGCAGCGGGCCGTTCCCGCAGCAGGGCCCGTTCGGCGGACCCCAGGGCGGGCCGCCGCAGCAGCGCCGCTGA
- a CDS encoding MFS transporter — MVLGDNEVSQSVQASTGDRRVQVRRAALAGSIGTTIEWYDFFLYNTAAALVFPHLFFPSSSGYAGVMQSFATYAVGFAARPVGAAIFGHWGDRLGRKATLIVTLLLMGLSSAVVGVLPGTASIGFAAPLILVLLRLIQGIAIGGEWSGSVLLAMEWGDQRRRGLLASFAQIGVPVGLVLGTGGMTLLSATLSKEDFDSWGWRIPFLLSLVLVVIGLVIRLRILETPMFAAVVANKKTSKAPVKDAVRHHWREILLSAGLRFSEQMPFYLFTSFVLVYVVERPEFSKTFVLNAVLVGALAELVLIPVFSQLSDRIGRKRVYLTGAVLTALIAFPYFTVLSHGGHALIFIAVIVSLVAHAMQYGPQAALIGESFPTHLRYGGAGLGYQLASVFAGGPAPLLATWLLHLTGTPYSVSIYIVLSAVVTILCVIALPDRSKANIDDVSVYARR, encoded by the coding sequence ATGGTTCTAGGCGACAACGAAGTCAGCCAGTCAGTCCAAGCGTCCACGGGAGACCGTCGAGTGCAAGTGCGGCGAGCGGCGCTCGCCGGGTCGATCGGCACGACGATCGAGTGGTACGACTTTTTCCTCTACAACACGGCAGCGGCACTTGTTTTCCCGCACCTGTTCTTCCCCTCCTCGAGCGGATACGCCGGCGTGATGCAGTCGTTCGCCACCTACGCGGTCGGGTTCGCGGCCCGGCCGGTCGGCGCGGCGATCTTCGGGCACTGGGGCGATCGGCTGGGGCGCAAGGCGACGCTGATCGTCACACTCCTGCTGATGGGCCTGTCCTCGGCGGTGGTGGGGGTGCTGCCGGGGACGGCGTCGATCGGGTTCGCGGCGCCGTTGATCCTGGTGCTGCTGCGACTGATCCAGGGCATCGCGATCGGCGGTGAGTGGAGCGGGTCGGTGCTGCTCGCGATGGAATGGGGTGACCAGCGAAGGCGCGGGCTCCTCGCGAGCTTCGCGCAGATCGGCGTGCCGGTCGGCCTGGTGCTCGGAACCGGTGGCATGACGCTGCTGTCGGCGACGCTGTCGAAAGAGGACTTCGACTCGTGGGGCTGGCGGATCCCGTTCCTGCTGAGTCTGGTGCTCGTGGTCATCGGGCTGGTGATCCGGCTGCGGATCCTCGAGACGCCGATGTTCGCGGCGGTGGTGGCGAACAAGAAGACGTCCAAGGCGCCGGTGAAGGACGCGGTGCGCCACCACTGGCGGGAGATCCTGCTCTCAGCCGGTCTGCGCTTCAGCGAGCAGATGCCGTTCTACCTGTTCACCAGCTTCGTGCTCGTGTACGTGGTGGAGCGTCCTGAGTTCAGCAAGACGTTCGTCCTCAACGCGGTGCTCGTCGGCGCGTTGGCGGAGCTGGTGCTGATCCCGGTGTTCTCCCAGCTCTCCGACCGCATCGGCCGAAAACGGGTGTACCTGACCGGCGCGGTGCTCACGGCGCTGATCGCGTTCCCGTACTTCACGGTGCTGAGCCACGGCGGGCACGCCCTGATCTTCATCGCGGTGATCGTGTCGCTGGTCGCGCACGCGATGCAGTACGGGCCGCAGGCCGCGCTGATCGGCGAGAGCTTCCCGACGCACCTGCGTTACGGCGGCGCCGGCCTCGGGTACCAGCTGGCGTCGGTGTTCGCGGGTGGGCCCGCGCCGCTGCTGGCGACCTGGCTGCTGCACCTGACGGGCACGCCGTACTCGGTGTCGATCTACATCGTGTTGTCCGCGGTGGTCACGATCCTGTGTGTGATCGCGCTGCCGGACCGGTCGAAGGCGAACATCGACGACGTCAGCGTCTACGCCCGCCGCTAG
- a CDS encoding pyridoxamine 5'-phosphate oxidase family protein, giving the protein MDRSEITEILDRPLSQELLARDLTRLAYVAQDGTPRNVPIAFTWSGTEIVMCTAKNAPKLPSLRANPMVALTIDTEVHPPKILLIRGRAELDVVDGIPEEYLQMNGSYEMTAEQRVEWEAEVRSLYDGMVRIVVTPTWAKLIDFETTLPSAVEELVKQRAERQQA; this is encoded by the coding sequence GTGGACCGCAGTGAGATCACCGAGATCCTCGACCGCCCGCTCAGCCAGGAGCTGCTGGCGCGCGACCTGACCCGCCTGGCGTACGTCGCGCAGGACGGGACGCCGCGCAACGTGCCGATCGCGTTCACCTGGAGCGGCACCGAGATTGTCATGTGCACCGCCAAGAACGCGCCGAAGCTCCCGTCCCTGCGGGCCAACCCGATGGTCGCGCTCACGATCGACACCGAGGTGCACCCGCCCAAGATCCTGCTCATCCGGGGCCGCGCCGAGCTCGACGTCGTCGACGGGATCCCCGAGGAGTATCTGCAGATGAACGGCAGCTACGAGATGACCGCCGAACAGCGGGTCGAGTGGGAGGCCGAGGTCCGCTCGCTCTACGACGGCATGGTCCGCATCGTCGTGACCCCGACCTGGGCGAAGCTCATCGACTTCGAGACCACACTGCCCAGCGCCGTCGAAGAGCTGGTCAAGCAGCGCGCCGAGCGTCAGCAAGCTTGA
- a CDS encoding YciI family protein: protein MAKYLLLKHYRGAPAAGNDVPMDQWTPEEVTAHMQYLRDFAAKLESTGEFVDSQALSQDGTWVRSGGEGRPPVTDGPFAETKDLIAGWVIIDVDTHERAVELAGELSASPGAGGKPTQEWLEVRPFYGECPAITE from the coding sequence ATGGCCAAGTACCTGCTGCTCAAGCACTACCGCGGCGCGCCGGCCGCGGGCAACGACGTGCCGATGGACCAGTGGACCCCGGAGGAGGTCACGGCCCACATGCAGTACTTGCGTGACTTCGCGGCCAAGCTCGAAAGCACCGGCGAGTTCGTGGACAGCCAGGCGTTGTCGCAGGACGGCACGTGGGTCCGCTCCGGCGGCGAGGGCCGGCCGCCGGTCACCGACGGGCCGTTCGCGGAGACCAAGGACCTCATCGCCGGCTGGGTGATCATCGACGTCGACACCCACGAGCGCGCGGTCGAGCTCGCCGGCGAGCTGTCCGCGTCGCCGGGTGCGGGCGGGAAGCCGACCCAGGAATGGCTCGAGGTGCGCCCGTTCTACGGCGAGTGCCCCGCCATCACCGAATGA
- a CDS encoding RNA polymerase sigma factor, giving the protein MTAPVDETLLRALTPAVIGILGRRGADFAAAEDAVQEALVEAVRVWPDDPPRDPKGWLVTVAWRKFLDAVRADSSRRHRELRADEEPEPGPTEVTDDTLQLYFLCTHPSLTPASAVALTLRAVGGLTTRQIAQAYLVPEVTMGQRITRAKKTVAGVRLNQAGDVGTVLRVLYLVFNEGYSGDVDLAAEAIRLTRQLAARIDHEEVAGLLALMLLHHARRPARTSSDGRLVPLADQDRSQWDTGLIAEGVDILQAALTRDRLGEFQAQAAIAALHADAQAAEETDWVQIVEWYDELVRLTDSPVARLNRAVAVGEADGPRAGLAALAELDPALPRHTAASAYLHEREGDPATAARLYVEAAAAAPNLPEREHLTRQAARLNSRLRG; this is encoded by the coding sequence ATGACGGCACCGGTGGACGAAACCCTGCTGCGGGCCCTCACACCGGCCGTGATCGGGATCCTCGGCCGTCGCGGAGCGGATTTCGCGGCGGCCGAGGACGCGGTGCAGGAAGCCCTGGTCGAGGCGGTGCGCGTGTGGCCGGACGACCCGCCGCGCGACCCGAAGGGCTGGCTGGTCACCGTCGCGTGGCGCAAGTTCCTCGACGCCGTGCGCGCCGACTCCTCGCGGCGCCACCGCGAGCTGCGCGCCGACGAGGAGCCCGAACCCGGACCGACCGAGGTCACGGACGACACGCTGCAGCTGTATTTCCTGTGCACCCACCCGTCGCTGACCCCGGCTTCGGCCGTCGCGCTCACGTTGCGCGCGGTCGGCGGGCTGACCACGCGGCAGATCGCGCAGGCCTACCTCGTGCCAGAGGTGACGATGGGCCAGCGCATCACCCGGGCCAAGAAAACCGTGGCGGGCGTGCGCCTGAACCAGGCCGGCGACGTCGGCACGGTGCTGCGGGTGCTGTACCTGGTGTTCAACGAGGGCTACTCCGGCGACGTCGACCTCGCCGCCGAGGCCATCCGGCTCACGCGCCAGCTCGCCGCCCGGATCGACCACGAGGAGGTCGCGGGCCTGCTCGCCCTCATGCTGCTCCACCACGCCCGCCGCCCGGCGCGGACCAGCTCCGACGGCCGGCTCGTGCCGCTGGCCGACCAGGACCGCAGCCAGTGGGACACAGGCCTGATCGCCGAGGGCGTCGACATCCTGCAGGCGGCGCTCACGCGCGACCGGTTGGGCGAGTTCCAGGCCCAGGCCGCGATCGCCGCGCTGCACGCCGACGCGCAGGCGGCCGAAGAGACCGACTGGGTGCAGATCGTCGAGTGGTACGACGAGCTGGTGCGCCTCACCGACAGCCCGGTCGCCCGGCTCAATCGGGCCGTCGCGGTCGGGGAGGCCGACGGTCCCCGCGCGGGCCTGGCCGCGCTCGCTGAGCTCGACCCCGCCCTGCCCCGCCACACCGCCGCGTCGGCGTACCTCCACGAACGCGAGGGCGACCCCGCTACCGCGGCCCGGCTCTACGTCGAAGCCGCCGCGGCCGCGCCCAACCTCCCCGAACGCGAGCACCTCACCCGGCAGGCCGCCCGCCTGAACTCCCGGCTGCGCGGGTGA